In the Streptomyces formicae genome, one interval contains:
- a CDS encoding nitrate reductase subunit alpha: protein MRRPPPLPHNPYGRCRQVLAVTRAYVRGKADLGSSTVTETTEPAAALLRAGKFFRRGTTAPDLHSIGLTGGRDADAFYRDRWSHDKVVNSTHGVNCTGSCRWKVYVKDGIITWETQQTDYPSVGPDRPEYEPRGCPRGAAFSWYTYSPTRVRYPYLRGVLLEMYREAKSRLGDPVLAWADIQGDPERRARYQRARGKGGLVRATWDEAVEIIAAAHVHTIKTYGPDRVAGFSPIPAMSMVSHAAGARFMGLIGAPMLSFYDWYADLPVASPQVFGDQTDVPESGDWWDAAYLMMWGSNVPVTRTPDAHWMAEARYRGQKVVVVAPDYADNAKFADEWLHPHPGTDGALAIAMGHVILKEFFVDRRTDFFTDYVRKFTDLPFLVTLTERDGAYVPSKFLRATDLGEDGEGGEWKTAVLDENTGRPAVPNGSLGFRWTESGKGRWNLELGDIEPVLTLHGSDVAAGTEVLLPRFDTEGGTHGQGRGEVVRRGVPATRLGGQDGPLVTTVFDLLLAQYGVAREGLPGEWPASYEDAEAPGTPAWQEAHTSVPAAKCVKIAREFARTAEKSRGRCMILMGAGTNHWFHSETIYRAFLALLQLTGCQGRNGGGWAHYVGQEKCRPSTGWATLASANDWSRPPRQMIGAAYWFLNTDQWRYDKFAADVLASPLGEGRFTGMTGADCLALSARSGWMPSYPTFDRNSLDLGDTTSDPVANVVDELKAGTLKFACEDPDAPENWPRVLTLWRANLLGSSAKGAEYFTKHLLGTHSSLRAEEAAPHERPSTVTWRAEAPEGKLDLLVSLDFRQTSSTLLSDVVLPAATWYEKHDLSTTDMHPYVHSFTPAVDPPWQARTDFDTFRVIADRLSELSVDHLGVRKDVVATALQHDTIGETAQPGGVVLDWRKGECEAIPGRTMPNLAVVERDYTAIGAKFASLGPLVEKLGLPVKGISFHPDQEVEELKERNGVVRGGPAAGRPALDTAVKAANTILALSGTTNGRLATQGFHTLEARTGQEMAHLAAEHEGKRITYADTQAAPVPVITSPEWSGSESGGRRYTAFTLNTEHLKPWHTLTGRQHFFIDHDWMHELGEAMPVYRPPLDMNRLFNEPRLGPDGEKEVTVRYLTPHNKWSIHSEYQDNLFMLSLSRGGQCIWMAPQDAEAIGVRDNDWIEAVNRNGVVVARAIVSHRMPAGTVYMHHAQERTVNVPKTETTGKRGGIHNSLTRLILKPSHLIGGYAQLSWAFNYLGPTGNQRDEVTVIRRRSQEVQY from the coding sequence ATGCGGCGGCCCCCGCCCCTCCCCCACAACCCGTACGGCCGCTGCCGACAGGTGCTCGCTGTCACCCGCGCCTACGTTCGTGGGAAGGCAGACCTAGGGAGCTCCACGGTGACAGAGACGACCGAGCCCGCCGCCGCCCTGTTGCGGGCGGGCAAGTTCTTCCGGCGCGGCACCACCGCCCCCGACCTGCACAGCATCGGGCTCACCGGGGGCCGGGACGCGGACGCCTTCTACCGCGACCGGTGGAGCCACGACAAGGTCGTGAACTCCACGCACGGCGTGAACTGCACCGGCTCCTGCCGCTGGAAGGTGTACGTCAAGGACGGCATCATCACCTGGGAGACCCAGCAGACGGACTATCCGAGCGTGGGCCCCGACCGCCCCGAGTACGAGCCGCGCGGCTGCCCACGGGGCGCCGCGTTCTCCTGGTACACGTACTCCCCCACCCGCGTCCGCTACCCGTATCTGCGCGGCGTGCTCCTGGAGATGTACCGCGAGGCGAAGTCCCGGCTCGGGGATCCCGTCCTTGCCTGGGCCGACATCCAGGGCGACCCCGAACGCCGGGCGCGCTACCAGCGGGCGCGGGGCAAGGGCGGTCTGGTGCGGGCGACGTGGGACGAGGCCGTCGAGATCATCGCGGCCGCGCACGTCCACACCATCAAGACGTACGGCCCCGACCGCGTCGCGGGCTTCTCCCCCATCCCCGCGATGTCGATGGTGTCGCACGCGGCCGGCGCCCGCTTCATGGGGCTCATCGGCGCGCCGATGCTGTCGTTCTACGACTGGTACGCGGATCTCCCGGTGGCCTCGCCGCAGGTCTTCGGCGACCAGACCGACGTGCCGGAGTCCGGCGACTGGTGGGACGCCGCGTATCTGATGATGTGGGGCTCGAACGTCCCGGTGACGCGGACGCCCGACGCGCACTGGATGGCGGAGGCGCGCTACCGGGGCCAGAAGGTCGTGGTCGTCGCGCCCGACTACGCCGACAACGCCAAGTTCGCCGACGAGTGGCTGCATCCGCACCCGGGCACCGACGGGGCGCTCGCCATCGCGATGGGGCACGTGATCCTCAAGGAGTTCTTCGTCGACCGGCGGACGGACTTCTTCACGGACTACGTACGGAAGTTCACCGACCTGCCCTTCCTGGTGACGCTGACCGAGCGCGACGGGGCGTACGTCCCCTCGAAGTTCCTGCGCGCCACCGACCTCGGCGAGGACGGCGAGGGCGGCGAGTGGAAGACGGCCGTGCTCGACGAGAACACCGGGCGGCCCGCCGTCCCCAACGGCTCGCTCGGCTTCCGCTGGACCGAGTCGGGCAAGGGCAGGTGGAACCTCGAACTCGGCGACATCGAGCCGGTCCTGACCCTGCACGGCTCCGACGTCGCGGCGGGCACCGAGGTGCTGCTGCCGCGCTTCGACACCGAGGGCGGCACGCACGGACAGGGGCGCGGCGAGGTGGTGCGTCGCGGCGTTCCCGCCACGCGGCTCGGCGGGCAGGACGGACCGCTCGTCACGACGGTCTTCGACCTGCTGCTCGCGCAGTACGGCGTGGCGCGCGAGGGGCTGCCCGGCGAGTGGCCCGCGTCCTACGAGGACGCCGAAGCGCCCGGCACGCCCGCCTGGCAGGAGGCGCACACCTCCGTCCCCGCCGCAAAGTGCGTGAAGATCGCGCGGGAGTTCGCGCGGACGGCGGAGAAGTCACGCGGCCGCTGCATGATCCTGATGGGCGCGGGCACCAACCACTGGTTCCACTCCGAGACGATCTACCGCGCCTTCCTCGCGCTGCTCCAGCTCACCGGCTGTCAGGGCCGCAACGGCGGCGGCTGGGCGCACTACGTGGGGCAGGAGAAGTGCCGTCCTTCCACCGGCTGGGCGACGCTCGCGAGCGCCAACGACTGGAGCAGGCCGCCGCGCCAGATGATCGGCGCCGCGTACTGGTTCCTCAACACCGACCAGTGGCGCTACGACAAGTTCGCGGCGGACGTGCTCGCCTCGCCGCTTGGCGAGGGCCGGTTCACGGGCATGACGGGCGCCGACTGCCTGGCGCTCTCGGCACGCTCCGGCTGGATGCCGTCGTACCCGACGTTCGACCGCAACTCCCTCGACCTCGGCGACACCACGAGCGACCCGGTCGCCAACGTCGTGGACGAACTCAAGGCGGGCACCCTCAAGTTCGCCTGCGAGGACCCCGACGCGCCGGAGAACTGGCCGCGCGTCCTCACCCTGTGGCGCGCCAACCTCCTCGGCTCCTCCGCCAAGGGCGCCGAGTACTTCACCAAACACCTGCTCGGCACGCACTCCTCGCTGCGCGCCGAGGAAGCGGCCCCGCACGAGCGCCCCTCCACGGTGACGTGGCGTGCCGAGGCCCCCGAGGGCAAGCTGGACCTGCTCGTCTCGCTCGACTTCCGCCAGACCTCGTCGACGCTGCTCTCCGACGTGGTGCTCCCGGCCGCCACCTGGTACGAGAAGCACGACCTCTCGACCACGGACATGCACCCCTACGTGCACTCCTTCACCCCGGCCGTCGACCCGCCCTGGCAGGCCCGCACCGACTTCGACACCTTCCGCGTGATCGCCGACCGGCTGAGCGAACTCTCGGTCGACCACCTCGGCGTACGCAAGGACGTCGTCGCCACCGCGCTCCAGCACGACACAATCGGCGAGACCGCGCAGCCCGGCGGGGTCGTCCTGGACTGGCGCAAGGGCGAGTGCGAGGCGATCCCCGGCAGGACCATGCCGAACCTGGCGGTCGTGGAGCGCGACTACACCGCGATCGGCGCGAAGTTCGCCTCGCTCGGGCCGCTCGTGGAGAAGCTCGGGCTGCCGGTCAAGGGCATCTCCTTCCACCCCGACCAGGAGGTCGAGGAACTCAAGGAGCGCAACGGCGTCGTACGCGGCGGTCCCGCCGCAGGACGGCCCGCCCTGGACACCGCGGTGAAGGCGGCCAACACCATCCTCGCCCTGTCCGGCACGACCAACGGGCGCCTCGCCACACAGGGCTTCCACACCCTCGAGGCGCGCACGGGCCAGGAGATGGCGCACCTCGCCGCCGAGCACGAGGGCAAGCGCATCACGTACGCGGACACGCAGGCCGCCCCCGTCCCCGTGATCACCTCGCCGGAGTGGAGCGGCAGCGAGTCGGGCGGGCGCCGCTACACGGCCTTCACGCTCAACACCGAGCACCTCAAGCCCTGGCACACCCTCACCGGACGCCAGCACTTCTTCATCGACCACGACTGGATGCACGAACTGGGCGAGGCGATGCCTGTCTACCGGCCGCCCCTGGACATGAACCGGCTCTTCAACGAACCGCGCCTGGGGCCGGACGGCGAGAAGGAGGTGACGGTCCGTTACCTCACGCCGCACAACAAGTGGTCGATCCACTCCGAGTACCAGGACAACCTGTTCATGCTCTCGCTCTCGCGCGGCGGCCAGTGCATCTGGATGGCGCCGCAGGACGCCGAAGCGATCGGCGTCAGGGACAACGACTGGATCGAGGCGGTCAACAGGAACGGCGTGGTGGTGGCGCGCGCGATCGTCTCGCACCGGATGCCCGCGGGCACGGTCTACATGCACCACGCGCAGGAGCGCACGGTGAACGTCCCCAAGACGGAGACCACGGGAAAGCGCGGCGGCATCCACAACTCGCTGACCCGGCTCATCCTCAAACCGTCCCATCTCATCGGCGGTTACGCGCAGTTGTCGTGGGCGTTCAACTACCTGGGCCCGACGGGCAACCAGCGCGACGAGGTGACGGTCATCCGCCGCCGCAGCCAGGAGGTGCAGTACTGA
- the narH gene encoding nitrate reductase subunit beta, whose product MPRGEATQRRVMAQIAMVMNLDKCIGCHTCSVTCKQAWTNRDGMEYVWFNNVETRPGQGYPRRYEDQEKWRGGWELNKRGALKLKNGGRIKSLLEIFSNPKLPEIKDYYEPWTYEYKNLTDAPLGDDYPVAEPRSLISGKPIKIEWSSNWDDNLGGATEHGDLDPMVAKTRQQAADKVKFTFEQTFMFYLPRICEHCLNPACVASCPSGAMYKREEDGIVLVDQDHCRGWRKCVTGCPYKKVYFNHRTGKAEKCTMCYPRVEVGLPTVCSETCVGRLRYLGVILYDPDKVTAAASEPDEHKLYEAQLGVFLDPDDPEVRRDAERSGISYDWLEAARRSPVHALISTYKVALPLHPEYRTMPMVWYIPPLSPVVDALSETGHDGEDLDNLFGAIDTLRIPLEYLAEIFTAGDVGPVRSSLEKLAAMRAHMRAINLGDTPDSSVAHSVGMSAREIEEMYRLLAIAKYEDRYVIPTAAVGDARRLEESALPDSCSLDYEDGPGMGGEGPFGQDSGRKQLPLVTIENFHALRARQTADEQPSAAEEAHAAREDDK is encoded by the coding sequence ATGCCCCGTGGCGAAGCCACCCAACGACGTGTGATGGCGCAGATCGCGATGGTGATGAACCTCGACAAGTGCATCGGGTGTCACACCTGTTCGGTCACCTGCAAGCAGGCGTGGACCAACCGCGACGGCATGGAGTACGTCTGGTTCAACAACGTCGAGACCCGCCCTGGCCAGGGTTATCCGCGCCGCTACGAGGACCAGGAGAAGTGGCGCGGCGGCTGGGAGCTGAACAAGCGCGGCGCGCTCAAGCTGAAGAACGGCGGGCGGATCAAGTCCCTCCTGGAGATCTTCTCCAACCCCAAGCTGCCGGAGATCAAGGACTACTACGAGCCCTGGACGTACGAGTACAAGAACCTCACCGACGCCCCGCTCGGCGACGACTACCCGGTGGCCGAACCGCGCTCGCTGATCTCCGGCAAGCCGATAAAGATCGAGTGGTCGTCGAACTGGGACGACAACCTCGGCGGCGCCACCGAGCACGGCGACCTGGACCCGATGGTCGCCAAGACCCGCCAACAGGCCGCCGACAAAGTGAAGTTCACCTTCGAGCAGACCTTCATGTTCTATCTGCCGCGGATCTGCGAGCACTGTCTGAACCCGGCGTGCGTGGCGTCCTGCCCGTCCGGCGCGATGTACAAGCGCGAGGAGGACGGCATCGTCCTGGTCGACCAGGACCACTGCCGCGGCTGGCGCAAGTGCGTGACGGGCTGCCCGTACAAGAAGGTGTACTTCAACCACCGCACCGGCAAGGCCGAGAAGTGCACGATGTGCTATCCACGCGTCGAGGTGGGCCTGCCCACCGTCTGCTCGGAGACCTGCGTGGGGCGCCTGCGCTACCTCGGGGTGATCCTCTACGACCCCGACAAGGTGACGGCTGCGGCCTCGGAGCCGGACGAACACAAGTTGTACGAGGCCCAGTTGGGGGTCTTCCTCGATCCGGACGACCCCGAGGTGCGCAGGGACGCCGAGCGCTCGGGGATCTCCTACGACTGGCTGGAGGCGGCCCGCCGCTCCCCGGTGCACGCGCTGATCAGCACGTACAAGGTGGCGCTTCCGCTGCACCCGGAGTACCGCACGATGCCGATGGTCTGGTACATCCCGCCGCTCTCCCCCGTGGTGGACGCGCTGAGCGAGACCGGCCACGACGGCGAGGACCTGGACAACCTCTTCGGCGCGATCGACACCCTGCGCATCCCCCTCGAATACCTCGCGGAGATCTTCACGGCCGGTGACGTCGGCCCGGTGCGCTCCTCGCTCGAGAAGCTCGCGGCGATGCGGGCGCACATGCGGGCCATCAACCTCGGGGACACGCCCGACAGTTCGGTCGCCCATTCGGTGGGCATGTCGGCGCGGGAGATCGAGGAGATGTACCGGCTGCTCGCCATCGCCAAGTACGAGGACCGGTACGTCATCCCCACCGCCGCGGTCGGCGACGCCCGGCGCCTGGAGGAGTCGGCGCTGCCCGACTCGTGCAGCCTCGACTACGAGGACGGGCCCGGCATGGGCGGCGAGGGCCCCTTCGGGCAGGACTCGGGACGCAAGCAGCTGCCGCTGGTGACCATCGAGAACTTCCACGCGCTGCGGGCCCGGCAGACCGCCGACGAACAGCCGAGCGCGGCCGAGGAGGCCCACGCGGCCAGGGAGGACGACAAGTGA